A stretch of DNA from Nonlabens ponticola:
AAGGAAAGCACCTTGCCACCTAACGTGCCCAAAGAGCAATTTGCAGCATTGCCATCATCGCCAGGAATTTATTTATTCAAGGATAAAGCCAATAAAGTGATTTATGTAGGTAAGGCTATTAATATCAAGAAACGAGTTCTCTCACATTTTTACACTAAAAAGAGTAAGTCCTATCTCATGGGACAAGAGATATATAATATTGATTATGAAGTAACGGGTAATGAACTCGTTGCGTTGCTACTCGAGGCCGACATGATACGCCACTACTATCCTAAGTTTAACAGCGCACAGAAAAAATCTCGTAAGACCTACCAAATCATTAGCTACAAAAACCAGCGTGGTGTCATACAACTGGCTATCGCTGTATCAAAATCCTTTGACTACAGTGTGATTACTTTCTACAATCGCGCACAAGCGGTAGAAAAGCTAGAGCAGTTATGTGAAGATTTCAACCTATGTCCCAGATATTGTTCCTTGCAAATGACTACTGGTCGTTGCACGCACTACAAATTACGTAATTGTGAAGGCATCTGTGATCACGAGGAAACAGTAGAGCATTACAATGTTAAAGTAGAAAAGGCTATTGAATCACTACACGAGGACAAGCCTACTTATATTATCAAGGAAAATGGCCGTAGCAAGGACGAGAATTGTTTTGTGCTTGTAAATGAAGGTAGGTATCAAGGCTACGGCTATGTCGCTAATGATATTGCAGTAAGCAGCGTGGATGTTTGTGAGACATATATTGAGCGCAAACAAACCAATTATCACACCAATCAAATACTCAATAGCTACATACGCAAGAAAGATCTTGCGGTCCCTAGAGTGGCGTGATGGGTGAAGAGATACAGGTTCTCTAGGTCTTCAACTTTTTCTTTCTAGCCGCTGGGAATAGAATGTTATTTAAAATCAACCGGTAACCTGGTGAGTTAGGGTGCAAACTCAATTCCGTAGGTGGATCTCCTACTCTGTGTTGATAATCTTCTGGATCATGGCCACCATAAAAAGTAAAGAATCCTTTACCGCGAATACCGTGAACGTATCGAGCTTCTCTATTGCTTTTATTTTCTCCTAGAACCAATACATTTTTCTTGACTTGATTGCGATCATAGCTGGTTGTTTGACCCATGAATCCTTTTACTAGACTGGTATGATTTTGATTGAGCATGGTTGGTATAGGATCCCATTTGGCACTAAAATCCATAAGGGAAAAATAATCCAGCTCCTTTTTGATCCTACGCTTACGTGTCATATCGATCGAGCTAAACTCATAGGTCATAGGCGAGCGTTCCAGTAAGAAGTCTGTAAAGGCAAACGTGCGTGTGTAATCAATCTTATTCTGGTAATCTGCTTGAGAAGGATCGCCGTCAAACATAGGTTCTGCTATATCAACACCTTCGGCAGCAAGAGCTATGTCAAAACTATCGGTTGCACTGCACATGGCAAACATGAAACCACCACCGATGACGTAATCACGTATCTTAAGAGCAACAGCTAGTTTTTCTTCGCTTACCTTGTTGTAACCTAGCTCGGCAGCCAGATTTTCTGCATTTTGCTTTTCCTCTATATACCATGGCGCTGCGCGGTACATACGGTAAAACTTACCATATTGACCTGTAAAATCCTCATGATGCAGGTGTAGCCAGTCATATAATAACAATTCATCAGCTAGCACTTCCTTATCATAGATCTTTTCGTATGGAATTTCTGCATATGTGAGCACCATCGTTACTGCGTCATCCCATGGAGATTTTCCTGATGGTGTGTAAACCGCAATTTTTGGAGCCTTTTCCAGCAATACTTCTTGCATATTTTGTGATGGGCTAGCGATAAGATCCAATAAGCTGCTCACTTCACTTTCAGATTTTGGCTCATAGCTTACTCCACGTATCACTAATTCTTTTTGAAATTCTGGAGTGTCTGAAATAAGGAAGGAACCACCGCGATAGTTGAGAAGCCACTTTACCTTAGTTCCTTTTTCTAGAATCCAATAGGAAATCCCATAAGCCTTGAGGTGATCCTTCTGGGTTTCTGCATCCATTGGGATCAATAGATATTGTGCACTCATGCTACCTGCACCACACAAGGAGATTAGCAAAAACAAAAAGCTGCGAAATAGGTTTCTCATATACGTGTACGATAAAATGGAGCCTGTGACCCTAAAGATACTTTAGGATTACAACTTTTGTACCGTTATAGGAACAGGTAGATCTAGAAGTCCAACCCATCATCTTCCATGTCGTCCGGTGCGCCAAAGGCTTCACCTGGAGTTGGGAATGCTGGTGCATCTGGTTTAAAAGTATCGTCGTTTGCTGCACTGTTCATCTTACTACCAAATTCATCTGGAGTCGTAAAGAATGTATCCATATTATCAAACTTACCATACTTACCAATAAACTTGAGACGTATGTTGTCAGTGGCTCCATTACGGTGTTTAGCAACAATAAAATCTGCTTGATCCTTAGTTGGTGATCCATCGTCATCATCCCATTCATCAAGACCGTAATATTCTGGTCTATAAATAAAGGAAACAATATCTGCATCTTGCTCAATCGCTCCAGATTCACGCAGGTCACTCAATAATGGTCGTTTGCTACCACCACGAGTCTCTACAGCACGAGATAATTGCGAAAGCGCTATTACTGGAACTTCTAGTTCCTTGGCAAGTGCTTTGAGGTTACGCGAGATGGTAGAAATTTCTTGCTCACGATTACCACCTTTATTACCAGTTTGTGCCGTCATGAGCTGCAAGTAATCAATCATGATCAATTTGATGCCGTGTTGGGAAGCTAGACGACGACATTTGGCTCGCAAGTCAAATATGGATAACGATGGTGTATCATCAATAAAAATAGGAGCACGCTCTAGATCCTTTACCTTAACGTTGAGCTGTTCCCATTCATAGGGTTCTAGTTTTCCCGTACGTAATTTGTCCGATGGTAGTCCAGTTTCAGAAGAGATCAAACGCGTAATCAATTGTACACTACTCATCTCAAGAGAGAAAAAGGCAACAGGAATGTTACTTCCTACAGCAATATTACGTGCCATGGATAATGTAAATGCGGTTTTACCCATACCAGGACGAGCTGCAACGATTATCAAATCACTAGGCTGCCAGCCGCTGGTAAGTCTGTCTAGATCTGTAAATCCTGTTGGAATACCACTCAATCCATCACGATTGGCAATTTCCTCAATGCGTTGTTTTGCTTGACGCACGAGATCCATGGCAGTCTCTGTACTCTTGCGTATGTTTCCTTGGGTTACTTCATAGAGCTTAGTTTCTGCCTTATCAAGCAGGTCAAAAACATCGGTAGATTCTTCATAAGAATCATTGATAATTTCAGTCGATAGTTTGATCAAACTGCGTTGGATAAACTTTTGCAAGATGATTCTCGCATGGTACTCGATGTGAGCGGTTGAGCTTACCAATTGGGATAATTGTACCAGATAATGATCACCGCCAACGCTCTCTAATTTACCATCCTTGCGCAATTGTGCCGAAACGGTTAATAAGTCCACTGGACTACCGCTTTTGAACAAAATATCTATCGCATCAAAAATCGATTGATGTGCCTTGTGATAAAAAGCACCTGGAGTAAGTAAGTCGATCACCTCATCAACACCTTTACCATCAATCATCAACGCGCCTATCACAACACGCTCTAGATCAACTGCTTGAGGTGGTATCTTACCTTTCTCAAGAGGAATGACGGGACTATTTGTTTTGATTGATATGCCTTGTTCTTTAACTTTTTCCATAGGATTCAAAAGTAATGGGAATAGATCATTTATTAAGATTTCCTTATCATGAGACGATCAACAATCGTGCTCTTTTTAATGTTCATAATATGTTGAAAGCGTCACCTAAAAAATTCATTACTTGAGCTATCACTATAGCAGAATCAAATCAGTTTTCAGATTAGCCAGCTAATTCTGTTCACTTCTTTTTACCATAAAAAAATCCTCGCTATGCGAGGATTTTTTTCAACTGATTAATCAGTTTTTTATCCTTTAAAAACACCCATTTTAGAATACTTGTCCATACGTTGTTTTACCAACTCTTTGGGTGACAAATCTTTTAGTTCATCGTGTAATCTATGGATACATTTTGCTACGGATACAAAAATCTCTTCACGATTCTTGTGCGCACCACCTTCTGGCTCGTCAAGAATCTCATCAACTAGTTTCAGCTTTTTCATGTCCTTACCAGTAAGCTTGAGAGCATCTGCAGCGGTTTCCTTGTGTTCCCAGCTTCTCCATAGAATGGAAGAGCAAGACTCTGGTGAGATTACACTATACCATGTATTTTCCAGCATCACCACCCTATCGCCTACACCTATTCCCAATGCACCACCACTGGCACCTTCACCTATGATCATCACGATGATAGGCACTTTAAGGCGTGTCATTTCTAGGATATTGCGAGCAATCGCCTCACCTTGACCGCGCTCTTCAGCCTCTAACCCAGGAAACGCACCTGGCGTATCAATTAAGGTAACGACCGGCACGCCAAATTTCTCTGCGCTCTTCATAAGACGCAGCGCCTTGCGGTAACCTTCAGGATTTGACATCCCAAAGTTGCGGTACTGACGTGTCTTTGTATTAAAACCCTTTTGCTGACCTATAAACATGTAGGTTTGATCACCTATTTTTCCCAGACCGCCTATCATCGCCTTATCGTCCGCAACGTTGCGGTCACCGTGCAATTCTAGCCATGTTTCGCCACATATGTTCTTGATATAATCCAGCGTGTAGGGACGATCTGGATGCCTTGACATTTGCACACGCTGCCATGGCGTCAAGTTAGAATATATGTTCTTGCGCGTCGCTTTGAGCTTTTTCTCTAATTGTTTGATGGTTGCAGACACATTTACATCGCTGTCTTCACCAATCAATAACGTTTGCTGGTACTTGTCTTCCAGCTCCTTGATGGGTAGTTCAAAATCTAGGTATTCCATAAAATTTGTTCCAATTGGGGAAACAAATATAACAAAACATCAGGCTGCACTTGCAGGTGAGTTGCCCGCTTATTAACAAGACTTTCTTGAGAGGATCTGTTGGTGAGAATTTTGCTTTCGCGAAAGCGTAATCCCAACAACCATATGATCCAGTAACCATTGTTATTGCAACACCACGGCAGTTGCAAGCATGCTACATCGTTGCCTGCTAAGGTTGTATTTGTGTGGCGGCACCACGTTTCTTACCCAATCGAGTCTTGACGATACCATTAAGAATTATGACTGCAAGAATAATAGCTGCACCGACGTAAAATTGCGGCGTCATCTGCTCTGCAGTACCAAAAACTAGAAACGCCAGAACAATCCCATAAATAGGCTCTAGATTGATGGTGAGCATGACCGTGTAGGCGCTCAAATATTTCATAACCTTGACGCTGGCGATGAATGCATATGCCGTACAAGCAGAGGCAAGAATCCCAATCCACAACCAATCCATTTGAGTAAGCTGGCTAGGCATGACAAAATCTGTAGGAACTATGACAAAATATAACGACAAGAACAGCACACCGCTTGCCAACTCATAAAAACTGATAGTCGATGGTGGATGAACCTTTGCCCACTTGACATTCATGATTGAAAATATGGCACTAAGCAATGCCGCGCTCAAACCTAGTATCATGCCCATAACATACTGCGTCTCTACCTGAAAAATGTAGTAGAGCGCACCGATGATGATCAAACCAAAGATGAGTTCATAGCCTACAAACTTTTTAGAAGTAAAAAGTGGTTCCAGCAAGGCTGTAAAAAATGCGCCGGTACTACACATTGCTAAGGTTACAGACACATTGCTTGCTTTAATAGCTCCAAAAAACGTAACCCAATGTAAGGCAATCACGATACCTGCCAGAATAAATCCAATGATACGTTTTCTAGGGAGCGCATTAGCGCCTGTAAGCTGTAAGGGTATTCCCATCACTTTCATATAGATAAAAATCAATGGTACTGCCAGACTCATGCGCCACCAGACGAGTGGTATACTTTCTATGCTAATGAGAGCGCCCAACACCGCGGTAAAACCCCAGATAAAGACAATGAAATGTAGATGTATGTAATTGAGTAGCCTAGCGTCGCGCATTGCGTAAAAGGAATATAGCAACGATGGCAAAAAATATGTTAGGCGTCCACACGGCAATGAGTGGTGAGAAAGTACTTTTCTCTGCAATGGTACCAAAAACCTTATCCATAAACATGTAGGTCATGGCGATAACGATACCTATCGCTAGGTTCACGCCCATGCCACCACGCTTTTTAATGGAGGAAACCGCTACCGCAATGATGGTAAAAATGAACGCACTTATGGGTATGGTTATGCGCTTGTATTTTTCTACATAGTATATATTCATGTTGGCATTACCACGACGTTCTTCCTGCTCTATAAAATCGTTGAGTTCTGTAAATGACTTGACTTCTGCAGCATAGGATACTGGCGTGAGTTCTCCTATCTCAAAATCAAATAATGTGTCAAATCTGGATTTTTTTGTAATGATCTCGCTGTTGTCAAGGATCACTCTTTTTTTATATTGGCTCAACGTATAGGTACTATCCTTGAAAGTGATGCGAGACGCATAGATCTTATGCTTAAGAACATTGTCTTCAAAATGCTCTAGTGTAAAGTCATAACCTAGCTTACGTGATGGCTGGTAATTACTCACGTAGACGTACTCGTTGTCATTGATTTGCCTAAAAACATTAGTGGATTGAATCTCACTATTACGCTTAAAGTATTTGTATTGGAACTCATTAAAACCTTCTGCAGCTTTAGGGACAAACACAGCACTCAATAATAATGCAGTGACACAAACTAGCGTTGCTCCTATTATATAAGGTCTCAAAAATCGGTTGAATGATACTCCCGAACTTAAAAAGGCAATTACCTCGGTATTATTAGCCAGTTTTGAGGTAAAAAACATGGTCGATATAAACAGGAATATCGGGAATAGGAA
This window harbors:
- a CDS encoding exonuclease domain-containing protein, whose protein sequence is MPLSENQIYSIVDVETTGKGLGGNRITEICIVRMQGNREVDKFISLVNPDQPIPSYITHLTGIDDHTVADAPFFEDIASQILNFLSDAIFVAHNVGFDYNVIRNEFKRLNIEWSSKRLCTVRLSRKLIPNLPSYSLGRLCSSLSIPLDNRHRAEGDTDATVILFQRLLSLDEDEDVMESFLNARSKESTLPPNVPKEQFAALPSSPGIYLFKDKANKVIYVGKAINIKKRVLSHFYTKKSKSYLMGQEIYNIDYEVTGNELVALLLEADMIRHYYPKFNSAQKKSRKTYQIISYKNQRGVIQLAIAVSKSFDYSVITFYNRAQAVEKLEQLCEDFNLCPRYCSLQMTTGRCTHYKLRNCEGICDHEETVEHYNVKVEKAIESLHEDKPTYIIKENGRSKDENCFVLVNEGRYQGYGYVANDIAVSSVDVCETYIERKQTNYHTNQILNSYIRKKDLAVPRVA
- a CDS encoding asparagine synthetase B; translation: MSAQYLLIPMDAETQKDHLKAYGISYWILEKGTKVKWLLNYRGGSFLISDTPEFQKELVIRGVSYEPKSESEVSSLLDLIASPSQNMQEVLLEKAPKIAVYTPSGKSPWDDAVTMVLTYAEIPYEKIYDKEVLADELLLYDWLHLHHEDFTGQYGKFYRMYRAAPWYIEEKQNAENLAAELGYNKVSEEKLAVALKIRDYVIGGGFMFAMCSATDSFDIALAAEGVDIAEPMFDGDPSQADYQNKIDYTRTFAFTDFLLERSPMTYEFSSIDMTRKRRIKKELDYFSLMDFSAKWDPIPTMLNQNHTSLVKGFMGQTTSYDRNQVKKNVLVLGENKSNREARYVHGIRGKGFFTFYGGHDPEDYQHRVGDPPTELSLHPNSPGYRLILNNILFPAARKKKLKT
- the dnaB gene encoding replicative DNA helicase yields the protein MEKVKEQGISIKTNSPVIPLEKGKIPPQAVDLERVVIGALMIDGKGVDEVIDLLTPGAFYHKAHQSIFDAIDILFKSGSPVDLLTVSAQLRKDGKLESVGGDHYLVQLSQLVSSTAHIEYHARIILQKFIQRSLIKLSTEIINDSYEESTDVFDLLDKAETKLYEVTQGNIRKSTETAMDLVRQAKQRIEEIANRDGLSGIPTGFTDLDRLTSGWQPSDLIIVAARPGMGKTAFTLSMARNIAVGSNIPVAFFSLEMSSVQLITRLISSETGLPSDKLRTGKLEPYEWEQLNVKVKDLERAPIFIDDTPSLSIFDLRAKCRRLASQHGIKLIMIDYLQLMTAQTGNKGGNREQEISTISRNLKALAKELEVPVIALSQLSRAVETRGGSKRPLLSDLRESGAIEQDADIVSFIYRPEYYGLDEWDDDDGSPTKDQADFIVAKHRNGATDNIRLKFIGKYGKFDNMDTFFTTPDEFGSKMNSAANDDTFKPDAPAFPTPGEAFGAPDDMEDDGLDF
- a CDS encoding acetyl-CoA carboxylase carboxyltransferase subunit alpha; the protein is MEYLDFELPIKELEDKYQQTLLIGEDSDVNVSATIKQLEKKLKATRKNIYSNLTPWQRVQMSRHPDRPYTLDYIKNICGETWLELHGDRNVADDKAMIGGLGKIGDQTYMFIGQQKGFNTKTRQYRNFGMSNPEGYRKALRLMKSAEKFGVPVVTLIDTPGAFPGLEAEERGQGEAIARNILEMTRLKVPIIVMIIGEGASGGALGIGVGDRVVMLENTWYSVISPESCSSILWRSWEHKETAADALKLTGKDMKKLKLVDEILDEPEGGAHKNREEIFVSVAKCIHRLHDELKDLSPKELVKQRMDKYSKMGVFKG
- a CDS encoding DMT family transporter, producing MRDARLLNYIHLHFIVFIWGFTAVLGALISIESIPLVWWRMSLAVPLIFIYMKVMGIPLQLTGANALPRKRIIGFILAGIVIALHWVTFFGAIKASNVSVTLAMCSTGAFFTALLEPLFTSKKFVGYELIFGLIIIGALYYIFQVETQYVMGMILGLSAALLSAIFSIMNVKWAKVHPPSTISFYELASGVLFLSLYFVIVPTDFVMPSQLTQMDWLWIGILASACTAYAFIASVKVMKYLSAYTVMLTINLEPIYGIVLAFLVFGTAEQMTPQFYVGAAIILAVIILNGIVKTRLGKKRGAATQIQP
- a CDS encoding LptF/LptG family permease, which encodes MLSILDRYILKRYLGSFALLLLLFLPIMVTVHIAEKIGKIIAKDAPLGETLIYLGDFTMYFTNFLFPIFLFISTMFFTSKLANNTEVIAFLSSGVSFNRFLRPYIIGATLVCVTALLLSAVFVPKAAEGFNEFQYKYFKRNSEIQSTNVFRQINDNEYVYVSNYQPSRKLGYDFTLEHFEDNVLKHKIYASRITFKDSTYTLSQYKKRVILDNSEIITKKSRFDTLFDFEIGELTPVSYAAEVKSFTELNDFIEQEERRGNANMNIYYVEKYKRITIPISAFIFTIIAVAVSSIKKRGGMGVNLAIGIVIAMTYMFMDKVFGTIAEKSTFSPLIAVWTPNIFFAIVAIFLLRNARR